One window from the genome of Paracoccus marcusii encodes:
- the panC gene encoding pantoate--beta-alanine ligase, producing the protein MDICRSTDAMRAWRRDAGRTALVPTMGALHQGHLTLVARARDWLDRQGGGRVVTSIFVNPAQFGPNEDLDKYPRQEAQDLDLLRKAGCDAVFLPQVSDIWRPGAQTHVQVTQLGGILMGRLRPGHFRGVATVVTKLFNIVQPQAAAFGEKDYQQLTLITRMVEDLDIPVTILPVPTVREPDGLAMSSRNQRLTAEDRAAAPVLARALDHAAESVAMGTPVSLLRRQIRAILSTEPRADIRSIDIRDARDLSRIAVVGGPVAILLAIRFGDVLLIDQRTAHP; encoded by the coding sequence ATGGACATCTGCCGCAGCACCGACGCCATGCGCGCCTGGCGCCGGGACGCGGGCCGCACAGCCCTGGTGCCGACGATGGGCGCGCTGCATCAGGGCCACTTGACCCTGGTCGCGCGGGCCCGCGACTGGCTGGATCGGCAGGGCGGCGGCCGGGTGGTGACCTCGATCTTCGTGAACCCCGCGCAGTTCGGCCCGAACGAGGATCTGGACAAGTATCCTCGGCAGGAGGCGCAGGACCTGGACCTGCTGCGCAAGGCCGGTTGCGACGCGGTGTTCCTGCCGCAGGTGTCCGACATCTGGCGCCCCGGTGCGCAGACCCATGTGCAGGTGACGCAGTTGGGCGGCATCCTGATGGGCCGCCTGCGCCCTGGCCATTTCCGCGGCGTGGCGACTGTGGTCACCAAGCTGTTCAACATCGTCCAGCCCCAGGCCGCGGCCTTCGGCGAAAAGGACTATCAGCAGCTGACCCTGATCACCCGCATGGTCGAGGACCTGGACATTCCCGTGACCATCCTGCCCGTGCCGACCGTGCGCGAACCCGACGGGCTGGCCATGTCCTCGCGCAACCAGCGCCTGACGGCCGAGGATCGCGCCGCCGCCCCGGTGCTGGCCCGTGCGCTGGACCATGCGGCGGAATCGGTCGCGATGGGCACGCCCGTCAGCCTGTTGCGCCGCCAGATCCGCGCCATCCTGTCCACGGAACCGCGGGCCGACATCCGCTCGATCGACATCCGCGACGCGCGCGACCTGTCACGCATCGCCGTCGTGGGCGGTCCGGTGGCGATCCTGCTGGCGATCCGTTTCGGCGACGTGCTGCTGATCGACCAGCGCACCGCCCATCCCTGA